In a single window of the Saccharothrix australiensis genome:
- a CDS encoding uracil-DNA glycosylase, whose translation MLSNVFPASPKGHRDPRLVARKMTLLQAPHMKPLTEFARRIADERKVDVPLFDPASGGVNAKVLLLLESPGPASAKSASGLISLDNDDQTAVNGFTALKEAGLSRQACLNWNIVPWYLKGHSPTPAELRAAVPYLVELLRILKDLKAVVVLGTPAGTGWNLSGRGYGLKVFNAPHPSPQSINRDRATRWPQLVEAFRQAAAAIA comes from the coding sequence GTGCTCTCCAACGTGTTCCCTGCGTCGCCCAAAGGCCACCGCGACCCCCGGCTCGTCGCCCGCAAGATGACGCTCCTCCAGGCCCCGCACATGAAGCCGCTCACCGAGTTCGCCCGGCGCATCGCCGACGAGCGCAAGGTGGACGTCCCGCTGTTCGACCCGGCCAGCGGTGGTGTCAACGCGAAGGTCCTGCTGCTGCTGGAGTCGCCCGGACCCGCGTCGGCCAAGTCGGCCTCCGGCCTGATCTCACTCGACAACGACGACCAGACGGCCGTGAACGGCTTCACCGCGTTGAAGGAGGCCGGCCTGTCCCGGCAGGCGTGCCTGAACTGGAACATCGTCCCCTGGTACCTCAAGGGCCACTCGCCGACGCCGGCCGAGCTGCGCGCCGCCGTGCCCTATCTGGTGGAGCTGCTGCGCATCCTCAAGGACCTGAAGGCGGTCGTCGTCCTCGGCACGCCCGCCGGCACCGGCTGGAACCTGTCCGGCCGCGGCTACGGCCTCAAGGTGTTCAACGCGCCCCACCCGTCACCGCAGTCGATCAACCGCGACCGGGCCACGCGGTGGCCGCAACTGGTGGAGGCGTTCCGCCAGGCGGCGGCGGCCATCGCCTGA
- a CDS encoding DUF418 domain-containing protein: MGGRITALDVLRGVAILGTLGTNIWIFTDPAGPAGFLAGASGAGEALLRMVSNGKFLALLSIMFGIGLALQHDSAVRRGQRWPGWYLWRSALLLFEGMLHFTLIFEFDVLMFYALVSVLVAFLVGRGSRVVWAWLAGAAVVHVAFVALLTVGLLAGAASIDGGGLVIDTSSWLAHARSRLDNVVALRAEAVFVLPLSTVLFLAGARLLRAGALEDSERGRRVQRRLMAWGLGLGLPLNVLTTLAGGAWFAVDRYLCAPLVAFGLLGGITALVHRMRESAGPLRRGVTAVGRSALTCYIAQNLIASVLCYRWGFDLVGRFGHLGVLFTVAMWLVVSSLLVVGASWWMNRFRRGPVEAVWHWAYVAPQRWIGPPAVLDVPSSRRAGSAAD; this comes from the coding sequence ATGGGCGGTCGGATCACGGCCTTGGACGTGCTGCGCGGAGTGGCGATCCTGGGCACGCTGGGCACGAACATCTGGATCTTCACCGACCCGGCGGGGCCGGCCGGCTTCCTCGCCGGCGCGTCGGGGGCGGGCGAGGCGCTGCTGAGGATGGTCAGCAACGGCAAGTTCCTCGCGCTGCTGTCGATCATGTTCGGCATCGGGTTGGCGTTGCAGCACGACTCGGCGGTCCGGCGCGGGCAGCGCTGGCCCGGCTGGTACCTGTGGCGGTCGGCGCTGCTGCTGTTCGAGGGGATGCTGCACTTCACGCTCATCTTCGAGTTCGACGTGCTGATGTTCTACGCGCTGGTGTCGGTGCTGGTGGCGTTCCTCGTGGGGCGCGGCAGCCGGGTCGTGTGGGCGTGGCTGGCCGGCGCGGCGGTGGTGCACGTGGCGTTCGTGGCGCTGCTGACGGTGGGTCTGCTCGCGGGCGCCGCGTCGATCGACGGCGGCGGACTGGTGATCGACACGTCGAGCTGGCTCGCGCACGCCCGCTCGCGGCTGGACAACGTCGTGGCGCTGCGGGCCGAGGCGGTGTTCGTCCTGCCGCTGAGCACGGTGCTGTTCCTGGCGGGGGCGCGGCTGCTGCGGGCGGGCGCGTTGGAGGACTCCGAACGGGGGCGGCGCGTCCAGCGCCGGCTCATGGCGTGGGGCCTGGGGCTGGGGCTGCCGCTGAACGTGCTGACGACGCTGGCGGGCGGTGCGTGGTTCGCCGTCGACCGCTACCTGTGCGCTCCGCTGGTGGCGTTCGGGCTGCTCGGGGGGATCACCGCCCTGGTGCACCGGATGCGGGAGTCGGCGGGACCGCTGCGGCGTGGCGTGACGGCGGTCGGGCGGTCGGCGCTGACCTGCTACATCGCGCAGAACCTCATCGCGTCGGTGCTGTGCTACCGCTGGGGTTTCGACCTGGTGGGCCGGTTCGGGCACCTGGGCGTGCTGTTCACGGTCGCGATGTGGCTGGTGGTGTCGTCGCTGCTGGTGGTGGGCGCGTCGTGGTGGATGAACCGCTTCCGACGCGGACCGGTGGAGGCCGTGTGGCACTGGGCCTACGTGGCGCCGCAGCGTTGGATTGGCCCTCCTGCTGTGTTGGATGTGCCCTCCTCTCGTCGGGCGGGCTCGGCCGCCGATTAG
- the ruvC gene encoding crossover junction endodeoxyribonuclease RuvC codes for MRVFGVDPGLTRCGFGVVDGGPGRTVRPVAVDVVRTPADADLAVRLLLLSDAVEEWLDRHQPQVVAVERVFSQHNVRTAMGTAQAGGVVALAAARRDLPVVFHTPSEVKAAVTGSGRADKAQVTAMVTKLLGLRSAPRPADAADALALAICHLWRAPMRSRLEEAQARAAALARTHRARLARASARLSAPPTAAETGGKTE; via the coding sequence GTGCGCGTGTTCGGGGTCGACCCCGGCTTGACCAGGTGCGGTTTCGGGGTGGTCGACGGAGGTCCGGGCCGCACCGTCCGCCCGGTCGCGGTGGACGTCGTGCGCACGCCCGCGGACGCCGACCTCGCCGTCCGGCTGCTGCTGCTGTCCGACGCGGTGGAGGAGTGGCTGGACCGCCACCAGCCGCAGGTGGTGGCGGTGGAGCGGGTGTTCAGCCAGCACAACGTGCGCACCGCGATGGGCACCGCCCAGGCGGGCGGCGTGGTGGCGCTGGCCGCCGCGCGCCGCGACCTGCCGGTCGTCTTCCACACGCCCAGCGAGGTCAAGGCCGCCGTGACGGGGTCGGGCCGGGCGGACAAGGCGCAGGTCACGGCGATGGTCACCAAGCTGCTGGGGCTCAGGTCCGCGCCCAGGCCCGCCGACGCCGCCGACGCGCTCGCGCTGGCCATCTGCCACCTCTGGCGCGCACCCATGCGGTCGCGCCTGGAGGAGGCCCAGGCGAGGGCCGCCGCGCTCGCCCGGACGCACCGCGCGAGACTTGCCCGAGCCAGTGCCCGACTGTCGGCCCCGCCGACGGCAGCCGAAACCGGAGGGAAGACCGAGTGA
- the ruvB gene encoding Holliday junction branch migration DNA helicase RuvB, whose product MNPELEGDDDTLNPLPDPTERDVESTLRPKDLAEFVGQPKVREQLELVLHGALRRGAPPDHVLLSGPPGLGKTSLAMIIAAELGASLRITSGPALERAGDLAAMLSNLVEGDVLFIDEIHRMARPAEEMLYLAMEDFRVDVVVGKGPGATSIPLDIAPFTLVGATTRSGALTGPLRDRFGFTGHMEFYRPDELELIIRRSAGILGVDLREDGAREIAGRSRGTPRIANRLLRRVRDFAEVRADGAVTREVARAALAVYDVDELGLDRLDRAVLGALVRSFGGGPVGVSTLAVAVGEEPTTVEEVCEPYLVRAGMLARTPRGRVATASAWLHLGLQPPAKAPGEATRSLFDDADD is encoded by the coding sequence GTGAACCCGGAGTTGGAGGGCGACGACGACACCCTCAACCCGCTGCCCGACCCGACCGAGCGGGACGTCGAGTCGACCCTGCGCCCCAAGGACCTGGCCGAGTTCGTCGGCCAGCCCAAGGTGCGCGAACAGCTCGAACTGGTGCTGCACGGCGCGCTGCGGCGCGGCGCGCCGCCCGACCACGTGCTGCTGTCCGGCCCGCCCGGCCTCGGCAAGACCAGCCTGGCCATGATCATCGCGGCCGAGTTGGGCGCCTCGCTGCGCATCACGTCCGGCCCGGCGCTGGAGCGCGCGGGCGACCTCGCCGCGATGCTGTCCAACCTGGTCGAGGGCGACGTGCTGTTCATCGACGAGATCCACCGGATGGCGCGGCCCGCCGAGGAGATGCTGTACCTGGCGATGGAGGACTTCCGGGTCGACGTGGTGGTCGGCAAGGGTCCGGGCGCGACCAGCATCCCGCTCGACATCGCGCCGTTCACGCTGGTCGGCGCGACCACCCGGTCGGGCGCGCTGACCGGCCCGCTGCGCGACCGGTTCGGGTTCACCGGGCACATGGAGTTCTACCGGCCCGACGAGCTGGAGCTGATCATCCGCCGGTCGGCCGGCATCCTGGGCGTCGACCTGCGGGAGGACGGCGCGCGGGAGATCGCCGGGCGCTCGCGCGGCACGCCCCGCATCGCCAACCGGCTGCTGCGCCGCGTGCGCGACTTCGCCGAGGTGCGCGCGGACGGTGCGGTGACCCGCGAGGTCGCCCGCGCCGCGCTGGCCGTCTACGACGTGGACGAGCTGGGCCTCGACCGGCTCGACCGGGCGGTGCTCGGCGCGCTGGTCAGGTCGTTCGGCGGCGGGCCGGTGGGCGTCTCGACGCTGGCCGTGGCGGTGGGCGAGGAACCCACCACCGTGGAGGAGGTCTGCGAGCCGTACCTCGTGCGAGCGGGTATGTTGGCCCGCACGCCGCGTGGTCGGGTCGCGACCGCGTCGGCGTGGCTGCACCTGGGGCTCCAGCCGCCCGCGAAGGCCCCCGGCGAGGCCACCCGGTCGCTGTTCGACGACGCCGACGACTGA
- a CDS encoding DinB family protein encodes MTTATATASQLTTEQADLLATLANHRRFLRFTAEGLTDEQASATPTASALCVGGLIKHVRDVEEGWIRFAVGGAELMESVEGDWENGFRMVPGETLSGLLAAYEETARKTEEIVAGLDMDTAHPLPVAPWFEPGASWTVRRVLLHLIAETSQHAGHADIIRETLDGQKTMG; translated from the coding sequence ATGACCACCGCCACCGCCACCGCCTCGCAGCTGACCACCGAGCAGGCCGACCTGCTGGCCACGCTGGCCAACCACCGCCGCTTCCTCCGGTTCACCGCGGAGGGCCTGACCGACGAGCAGGCGTCCGCGACCCCGACCGCGAGCGCGCTGTGCGTCGGCGGCCTCATCAAGCACGTCCGCGACGTGGAGGAGGGCTGGATCAGGTTCGCCGTCGGCGGCGCGGAACTGATGGAGAGCGTCGAGGGCGACTGGGAGAACGGCTTCCGGATGGTGCCCGGCGAGACCCTGTCGGGCCTGCTCGCCGCCTACGAGGAGACCGCGCGCAAGACCGAGGAGATCGTCGCCGGCCTGGACATGGACACCGCGCACCCGCTGCCCGTCGCGCCGTGGTTCGAGCCGGGCGCGTCCTGGACCGTCCGGCGGGTCCTGCTGCACCTGATCGCGGAGACCTCGCAGCACGCGGGCCACGCCGACATCATCCGCGAGACGCTGGACGGCCAGAAGACGATGGGCTGA
- the yajC gene encoding preprotein translocase subunit YajC, with protein MSSLMFPLLLVLLAVPLFLSARKQKKAVAEQQALLNSLEPGDRVMTTSGLYATVADASDDTTIDLEIADGVVTTWLRQAIREKVAVDADESDAVVDDVDDADAVVETPVQQDSKK; from the coding sequence CTGTCTTCCTTGATGTTCCCGCTGCTGCTCGTGCTGCTCGCGGTGCCGCTGTTCCTCAGCGCCCGCAAGCAGAAGAAGGCGGTGGCCGAGCAGCAGGCGCTGCTCAACTCCCTGGAGCCGGGCGACCGGGTCATGACGACCTCCGGGCTGTACGCGACCGTCGCCGACGCGAGCGACGACACCACCATCGACCTGGAGATCGCGGACGGCGTCGTCACCACGTGGCTGCGGCAGGCGATCCGGGAGAAGGTCGCCGTGGACGCGGACGAGTCCGACGCCGTCGTGGACGACGTGGACGACGCCGACGCGGTGGTCGAGACCCCGGTGCAGCAGGACAGCAAGAAGTAG
- a CDS encoding ATP-dependent DNA ligase produces MDLPVLPPVRPMLAKAVREVPREPGLVYEPKWDGFRCVVFRDGDEVELGSRNDRPLTRYFPEVAALLAEGLPERCVVDGEIVVVTPSGLSFDLLQLRLHPAASRVRKLAAETPAAFVAFDLLALGDRDLTTAPFGERRRLLAHVLRDTPGLYLTPATDDPDVAQDWFTRFEGAGFDGVVAKRTDLPYEQDRRVMWKVKHERTADCVVAGFRRHKDGAGVGSLMLGLYDEAGALRHVGVASSFSADRRQGLLAELAPLRAHALDGHPWREWAGADDGARGGQSRWAPAKSLTWEPLRPELVAEVRYEHVQAMRFRHTARLVRFRPDRAPGSCTFAQLEEVPPAELTEVFRRRPR; encoded by the coding sequence GTGGACCTGCCCGTGCTGCCGCCCGTGCGGCCGATGCTGGCCAAGGCCGTGCGGGAGGTGCCGCGCGAGCCGGGTCTGGTCTACGAGCCGAAGTGGGACGGCTTCCGCTGCGTGGTGTTCCGCGACGGCGACGAGGTCGAACTCGGTTCCCGCAACGACCGGCCGCTCACCCGCTACTTCCCCGAGGTCGCCGCGCTGCTGGCCGAGGGGCTGCCGGAGCGGTGCGTGGTGGACGGCGAGATCGTCGTCGTGACGCCCTCCGGTCTCAGCTTCGACCTGCTCCAGCTGCGCCTGCACCCGGCGGCGTCGCGCGTGCGCAAGCTCGCCGCCGAGACGCCGGCCGCGTTCGTCGCGTTCGACCTGCTCGCGCTCGGCGACCGCGACCTGACCACCGCGCCGTTCGGGGAGCGCCGCCGCCTGCTGGCGCACGTGCTGCGCGACACGCCCGGCCTGTACCTGACGCCGGCGACGGACGACCCGGACGTGGCCCAGGACTGGTTCACCCGGTTCGAGGGCGCGGGGTTCGACGGGGTCGTGGCCAAGCGGACGGACCTGCCCTACGAGCAGGACCGGCGCGTGATGTGGAAGGTGAAGCACGAGCGCACGGCCGACTGCGTGGTGGCCGGGTTCCGCCGGCACAAGGACGGCGCGGGTGTCGGCTCGCTGATGCTCGGGCTCTACGACGAGGCGGGCGCGCTGCGCCACGTGGGCGTGGCCAGCAGCTTCAGCGCGGACCGTCGGCAGGGGCTGCTGGCCGAGCTGGCGCCGCTGCGCGCGCACGCCCTCGACGGCCACCCGTGGCGCGAGTGGGCGGGCGCCGACGACGGCGCGCGGGGCGGGCAGAGCCGCTGGGCGCCCGCGAAGTCCCTGACCTGGGAGCCGCTCCGCCCCGAGCTGGTCGCCGAGGTGCGCTACGAGCACGTCCAGGCCATGCGGTTCCGGCACACCGCCCGCCTGGTCCGGTTCCGCCCCGACCGCGCGCCGGGGTCGTGCACCTTCGCGCAGCTCGAAGAGGTGCCGCCGGCCGAGCTGACCGAGGTGTTCCGCCGACGGCCGCGATGA
- a CDS encoding cupin domain-containing protein, with the protein MTRGREPTPDEVVELLGLTELPVEGGHFGQSWRSAEASAIYYLLRAPEFSGLHRLTNLEVYAHHAGAPLRMLLLHPDGAVAEPVLGTDLAAGQRPQVVVEPGVWQASAPVGDWSLVGTVVVPPYTDDVVEFARADELVPAYPSHAGLIRRFARF; encoded by the coding sequence GTGACACGGGGGCGGGAACCGACGCCGGACGAGGTGGTCGAGCTGCTGGGGCTGACCGAGCTGCCGGTGGAGGGCGGCCACTTCGGGCAGTCGTGGCGGTCGGCGGAGGCGTCGGCCATCTACTACCTGCTGCGCGCGCCGGAGTTCTCCGGGCTGCACCGGCTGACCAACCTGGAGGTCTACGCCCACCACGCGGGCGCGCCGCTGCGGATGCTGCTGCTGCACCCCGACGGCGCGGTCGCGGAACCGGTGCTCGGGACGGACCTGGCGGCGGGCCAGCGCCCGCAGGTCGTGGTGGAGCCCGGCGTGTGGCAGGCGAGCGCGCCGGTGGGCGACTGGTCGCTGGTCGGCACGGTCGTGGTGCCGCCGTACACGGACGACGTGGTCGAGTTCGCGAGGGCGGACGAGCTGGTCCCGGCGTACCCGTCGCACGCCGGGCTCATCCGCCGGTTCGCGCGCTTCTGA
- the fgd gene encoding glucose-6-phosphate dehydrogenase (coenzyme-F420), whose product MGLKIGYKASAEQFGPRDLVEYAVRAEELGLDTVTVSDHFLPWRHEGGHAPFALAWMAAVGERTSRVRIGTSVLTPTFRYNPAVIAQAFASMALLYEDRVFLGVGTGEALNEIAVSGREWPEFKERFGRLREAVRLIRELWTSDNVNFSGDYYTLVNAKVYDRPRRPVPIYVAAGGPTAAKYAGRAGDGFICTSGKGMELYTDQLLPAVAAGAAAADRDPADVDRMIEIKLSYDRDPEAALENTRFWAPLSLTPEQKHSVDSAEEMERLADELPIEQVAKRWIVASDPESAVALIKPYLDAGLNHLVLHGPGHDQERFLTQVTEDVVPLLRALG is encoded by the coding sequence ATGGGGTTGAAGATCGGCTACAAGGCGTCCGCGGAGCAGTTCGGGCCGCGGGACCTCGTGGAGTACGCCGTGCGCGCCGAGGAACTCGGACTGGACACCGTGACCGTGTCCGACCACTTCCTGCCCTGGCGGCACGAGGGCGGGCACGCCCCGTTCGCGCTCGCCTGGATGGCCGCCGTGGGTGAGCGCACGAGCCGGGTCCGCATCGGGACCAGCGTGCTGACGCCCACGTTCCGCTACAACCCGGCGGTGATCGCGCAGGCGTTCGCCAGCATGGCGCTCCTGTACGAGGACCGGGTCTTCCTCGGCGTCGGCACCGGCGAGGCGCTCAACGAGATCGCCGTCTCGGGCCGCGAGTGGCCGGAGTTCAAGGAGCGCTTCGGCCGCCTGCGCGAGGCGGTCCGCCTCATCCGCGAGCTGTGGACCAGCGACAACGTCAACTTCTCCGGTGACTACTACACCCTGGTGAACGCCAAGGTCTACGACCGGCCGCGCCGCCCGGTGCCGATTTACGTCGCGGCGGGCGGCCCGACCGCGGCGAAGTACGCGGGCCGCGCGGGCGACGGTTTCATCTGCACGTCCGGCAAGGGCATGGAGCTGTACACCGACCAGTTGCTGCCCGCCGTGGCCGCCGGCGCGGCGGCCGCCGACCGCGACCCGGCCGACGTGGACCGGATGATCGAGATCAAGCTCTCCTACGACCGCGACCCGGAGGCCGCGCTGGAGAACACCCGCTTCTGGGCGCCGCTGTCGCTCACGCCCGAGCAGAAGCACTCCGTGGACAGCGCCGAGGAGATGGAGCGGCTGGCCGACGAGCTGCCCATCGAGCAGGTGGCCAAGCGCTGGATCGTCGCGTCGGACCCGGAGTCGGCGGTGGCGCTGATCAAGCCCTACCTGGACGCCGGCCTGAACCACCTCGTGCTCCACGGTCCCGGCCACGACCAGGAGCGGTTCCTCACCCAGGTCACCGAGGACGTCGTCCCGCTGCTGCGCGCGCTGGGCTGA
- the ruvA gene encoding Holliday junction branch migration protein RuvA: MISSLRGQVLSIGLDHVVVEVGGVGFAVQATPATLATLRRGEEAHLSTSLVVREDSLTLFGFADAEARELFGLLQTVSGIGPRLALATLAVLDPDQLRAALGEGNITVLTQVPGIGRKGAERLIIELRDKVGRLQDAPAAAGGNGQVRAHVAEALLGLGFPAKQAEQAVDAVLAEDGALGTSEVLRRALAALGRKR, encoded by the coding sequence GTGATTTCGTCGCTTCGTGGGCAGGTGCTGTCCATCGGACTCGATCACGTGGTCGTCGAGGTCGGCGGGGTCGGGTTCGCCGTGCAGGCCACGCCCGCCACGCTGGCCACGCTGCGCCGGGGCGAGGAGGCGCACCTGTCGACCTCGCTGGTGGTGCGGGAGGACTCGCTGACCCTGTTCGGGTTCGCCGACGCCGAGGCGCGCGAGCTGTTCGGGCTGCTCCAGACCGTGTCCGGGATCGGGCCGCGGCTCGCGCTGGCGACGCTGGCCGTGCTGGACCCGGACCAGCTGCGCGCCGCGCTGGGCGAGGGCAACATCACCGTGCTCACCCAGGTGCCCGGCATCGGGCGCAAGGGCGCGGAGCGGTTGATCATCGAGCTGCGCGACAAGGTGGGCAGGCTCCAGGACGCGCCCGCCGCGGCGGGCGGCAACGGCCAGGTGCGCGCGCACGTGGCGGAAGCGCTGCTCGGGCTGGGGTTCCCGGCCAAGCAGGCGGAGCAGGCCGTGGACGCGGTGCTCGCGGAGGACGGGGCGCTGGGCACGTCCGAGGTGCTGCGCCGGGCGCTGGCCGCGCTGGGGCGCAAGCGGTGA
- a CDS encoding GGDEF domain-containing protein, protein MTLRRFSALTTAVCLLLVGVVSLVVSGALDRSAAVTVDKFTQLAGASAAMVCYWRSARGRRGTARRWRLWMAASMASLVVGLCAWTWGQVFLGVSLPSTTVAPLGFILVPVLALCAVLVLGQGATGSLPNHRSRLVIVLDGLIVVGSLFVLTWVSLLESMVRAWATSGPGFATVVAHPAAYLVLLVVLLVSSWSHRSVRQLPMLFVALAALAQSVSGWAFAFLVGQGATAIPPAADIGFMVCPALFFLSSVAPGGGGRDRQESGRLRAGELLHILVPYLPMLVTGLFIVVGTATGVRLNPFEIYVGLGVVLLVIARQLFTLIDNVRLLEQLRDSRERLRHQAYHDPLTGVANRVLFRERLDAALDRADPLVVLFIDVDGFKDVNDNYGHAEGDAVLRIVAERLQHCVRPQDTVARLGGDEFGILVTGYPSRPEEMGERVLAAMSSPHRTAGGEHRIRASIGISHRAGRDPAQTADDLLGSADAAMYAAKRLGKGMVVVHGSVEAELT, encoded by the coding sequence ATGACCCTGAGGCGGTTCAGCGCCCTCACGACTGCCGTCTGCCTGCTGCTGGTCGGAGTGGTCTCGCTGGTCGTCTCGGGCGCGCTGGACCGGTCGGCGGCCGTCACGGTCGACAAGTTCACCCAGCTCGCGGGCGCCTCGGCCGCGATGGTCTGCTACTGGCGCTCGGCGCGCGGGCGGCGGGGCACGGCCCGGCGCTGGCGGCTGTGGATGGCCGCCTCGATGGCGAGCCTGGTGGTCGGCCTGTGCGCGTGGACGTGGGGCCAGGTGTTCCTGGGCGTCTCGCTGCCGTCGACCACGGTCGCGCCGCTGGGCTTCATCCTGGTGCCGGTGCTCGCGCTGTGCGCGGTGCTGGTGCTGGGCCAGGGCGCGACGGGCTCGCTGCCCAACCACCGCAGCCGGCTGGTGATCGTGCTGGACGGCCTGATCGTGGTCGGCTCGCTGTTCGTGCTCACGTGGGTGTCGCTGCTGGAGTCGATGGTGCGGGCGTGGGCGACGTCCGGTCCGGGTTTCGCGACCGTGGTGGCGCACCCGGCGGCGTACCTGGTGCTGCTGGTGGTGCTGCTGGTGTCGTCGTGGTCGCACCGCTCGGTGCGGCAGCTCCCGATGCTGTTCGTGGCGCTGGCGGCGCTGGCGCAGTCGGTGTCCGGGTGGGCGTTCGCGTTCCTGGTCGGGCAGGGCGCGACCGCGATCCCGCCGGCCGCCGACATCGGCTTCATGGTGTGCCCGGCGCTGTTCTTCCTGTCGTCGGTCGCGCCGGGCGGCGGTGGCCGCGACCGCCAGGAGTCGGGGCGGCTGCGCGCGGGCGAGCTGCTGCACATCCTCGTGCCCTACCTGCCGATGCTGGTGACCGGCCTGTTCATCGTGGTGGGCACGGCGACGGGGGTGCGGCTGAACCCGTTCGAGATCTACGTCGGCCTGGGCGTGGTGCTGCTGGTGATCGCGCGGCAGCTCTTCACCCTGATCGACAACGTGCGGCTGCTGGAGCAGCTGCGCGACAGCCGGGAACGCCTGCGCCACCAGGCTTACCACGACCCGCTGACCGGGGTGGCGAACCGCGTGCTGTTCCGGGAGCGCCTCGACGCGGCGCTCGACCGGGCGGACCCGCTGGTGGTGCTGTTCATCGACGTGGACGGCTTCAAGGACGTCAACGACAACTACGGCCACGCGGAGGGCGACGCGGTGCTGCGGATCGTCGCCGAGCGCCTCCAGCACTGCGTGCGCCCGCAGGACACGGTGGCGCGCCTGGGCGGCGACGAGTTCGGCATCCTGGTGACCGGCTACCCGTCGCGGCCGGAGGAGATGGGCGAACGGGTGCTGGCCGCGATGTCGTCGCCGCACCGGACCGCGGGCGGCGAGCACCGCATCCGGGCGAGCATCGGCATCTCGCACCGCGCGGGCCGCGACCCGGCGCAGACCGCGGACGACCTGCTGGGCAGCGCGGACGCCGCGATGTACGCGGCGAAGCGGCTGGGCAAGGGCATGGTCGTCGTGCACGGATCGGTGGAGGCGGAGCTGACGTGA